The following are encoded in a window of Lampris incognitus isolate fLamInc1 chromosome 15, fLamInc1.hap2, whole genome shotgun sequence genomic DNA:
- the LOC130125557 gene encoding regulator of G-protein signaling 7-like, which yields MSYTEHYMEYDPFVTAPEPSNPWTSDDCAFWDLEASKEPSQQRVKKWGFSLEEALKDPAGQELFLKFLESEFSSENLRFWLAVQDFKRRPLQEVAVRAQEIWAEFLAEGAPSSINLDSCSYERTSQNLKDPGRYSYEDAQDHIYKLMKSDSYTRFLRSNAYQDLLTARKKPEAEQGRRTSLEKFTRSVGKSLTGKRLTGLMQSS from the exons ATGAGTTATACAGAACATTACATGGAGTACGACCCTTTCGTGACGGCTCCAGAACCTTCCAACCCGTGGACCAGTGACGACTGCGCCTTCTGGGATCTGGAGGCCAG taagGAGCCCAGTCAACAGCGAGTGAAGAAGTGGGGTTTCTCTCTGGAGGAGGCCCTGAAGGACCCAGCAGGACAGGAGCTGTTCCTAAAGTTCCTGGAGTCAGAGTTCAGCTCAGAGAACCTGCG GTTTTGGTTGGCGGTGCAGGACTTTAAGCGGCGCCCTCTGCAGGAGGTGGCGGTGCGGGCGCAGGAGATCTGGGCCGAGTTCCTGGCGGAGGGAGCACCCAGCTCCATTAACCTGGACTCCTGCAGCTACGAACGCACAAGCCAAAACCTGAAAGACCCCGGACGCTACAGCTACGAAGACGCACAG GACCACATCTACAAGTTGATGAAAAGTGACAGCTACACACGCTTCCTACGCTCCAATGCATACCAGGACCTCCTGACGGCAAGGAAGAAG CCTGAGGCAGAGCAGGGGCGGCGTACCTCTCTGGAGAAGTTCACACGCAGCGTG GGCAAGTCACTGACTGGCAAGCGGCTGACGGGCCTCATGCAGTCTTCCTGA